The DNA window TGGCGTCACCACCTTCGCCGGCGGTGACGGTTCCCGCCAGCCAAGCGCAGAGGAGCTGACGATCGCCCGCCACCAGGGCGAGTACGTCGCCGGCATCGCCGCGAAGCTCACCCGCGCCTGAAACAAGCCTCCCTAGGCTAAAACGCTCCTCCCATCGGCCGATCGGTAAGAAGACCGGCCGGATGGGAGGAGCGTTGTGCCGTTAGCGTATTGGTTCGTTTGCCTGATCCTGGGGCTAGCCGCCCCAAGCGTTGATGCCGCCGTCCCACACCGCGACGCCTGCGCGGCGCTCTCCGCCCTGGCGCAGCAGGTCCGCGGTTGGGATCGCGCCTATTATCTCGAAGGTCGGCGCGAGGTAGAGGACAGCGTCTACGACCAAGCACGCCGACACCTCGAACGCTGCGGGATGGCTCCCGCCACGCCGCGCTACGTCAATACCGAGCGTGTCGCCCATCCCGTGGTGCAAACCGGCCTTCACAAGCTGCACGGCCGGCAGGAGGTCGCCGAGTGGATGCGCGTACGCCAAGCGCTCTGGATCCAGCCCAAGGTCGACGGTGTCGCGGTCACGCTGGTCTACGAGCATGGCGTCCTGGCCCGCGCGATCAGCCGCGGCGATGGCCTCCATGGCCTCGACTGGAGCGCACGAGCCAAGCAGCTGCCAGCGGTCCCTCGCCGGCTCGAAGCCCCGGCGCCACCTCGGGTGGTCCTCCATGGCGAGCTCTATGCGCACCGCGACATGCACGTCCAGGCCGCCGATGGCGCCGCTAACGCCCGCCACCGCGTCATCGCGCTGATGCGCCAGCGCCATCTGAGCGAAGCGCAGCGGGAGGAGATCGGGCTATTCATCTGGGACTACGCCGATGGCCCGGCGACGCAGGAAGCCCGGCTGGAGGCGCTGTCGCGCTGGGGGTTCGACGACACCATCGCCCATACCCATCCGGTCGCGACCCTCGATGAAGCGGCGCGCTGGCGCGAACACTGGTATCGCACGGCGCTGCCGTTCGCCACCGACGGCATAGTGCTCAGGCAGTCGCATCGGCCACCGGCGAGCGCTTGGCATGCAAACCCTCCCCACTGGGCGGTGGCCTGGAAGCATCCATCTCCGGCCGCGCTGGCCGAGGTGCGAGAAGTGGCCTTCACCGTGGGTAGGACAGGGCGGATCACCCCAGTGCTGGAGCTCGAGCCGGTAGAGCTCGACGACAAGCGGGTGGCGCGCGTCTCGCTGGGCTCGCTGCGCCGCTGGCAAGCGCTCGAGGTGGTCCCGGGAGACCAGATTCGTATCGCGCTCGCAGGCAGCACCATCCCGCGCTTCACCGAGGTGGTCAGTCGCACGGCGCACCGCAACGTGCCGCTACCACCGCTGGCGCAGGCGCATGGCCTCACCACCTGCATGGAAGCCAGCGCCACCACCAGCGCCGCCTGCACCGATCAGTTCATCGCTCGCCTGCGCTGGCTCTCGGGCCGGTCGGGTCTGGATCTCGCCGGCATCGACCAAGGCGCTTGGCGGGCACTGCTGGCCGAGCGCGAGTCGATGGATCTGCTCGACTGGCTGGATGGGCAGGCGATGGATCTCGACGCGCCGCTCTGGCGGGCCTCACGCCAGGCAGCCCAAGGGCGTACCGCCAGCGATTGGCTGATCGCCCTGGGGCTGCCGCTCTCACGCCCGCTGCTGCAAAGCGCACGGGAAGCACTCAGCATCGACGGCACCGCAAGCCTCCTGGCGCTCACTCCATCCGAGTGGCGGCAGGTGCCCGGCATAGGCCCGACGCGGGCGCATCAGCTCGAGACGTTCCTCGGCATGGAGACGACCCAGCGGCTGCTGCAGCGCCTCGAACGGCGCGGCCTGCTGCGCTGGTGAGCGCGACGACGAAAGACGCCCGCGCTCCTTGCGGGGCGCGGGCGTCCTTGATCACCTGCCGGTCGAGGCTTACTTCTTCAGATCGACCAGGCGCAGGTAGGGTTTCTTCTCATCCCAACCCTGCGGGAAGAGTTTCTCGGCATCTTCGTTGCTGAGCGAGGGGACGATGATCACCTTGTCGCCTTCCTTCCAGTTCACCGGCGTCGCGACTTTCTCTTTGTCGGTCAGCTGGAGACTGTCGAGGGCACGAAGAATTTCCTGGAAGTTGCGCCCGGCGCTCGCCGGATAGGTGAGGATCAGCCTCACCTTCTTGTTCGGATCGATGATGAACACCGAACGCACGGTGAGGGTATCGTTCGCATT is part of the Halotalea alkalilenta genome and encodes:
- the ligB gene encoding NAD-dependent DNA ligase LigB: MPLAYWFVCLILGLAAPSVDAAVPHRDACAALSALAQQVRGWDRAYYLEGRREVEDSVYDQARRHLERCGMAPATPRYVNTERVAHPVVQTGLHKLHGRQEVAEWMRVRQALWIQPKVDGVAVTLVYEHGVLARAISRGDGLHGLDWSARAKQLPAVPRRLEAPAPPRVVLHGELYAHRDMHVQAADGAANARHRVIALMRQRHLSEAQREEIGLFIWDYADGPATQEARLEALSRWGFDDTIAHTHPVATLDEAARWREHWYRTALPFATDGIVLRQSHRPPASAWHANPPHWAVAWKHPSPAALAEVREVAFTVGRTGRITPVLELEPVELDDKRVARVSLGSLRRWQALEVVPGDQIRIALAGSTIPRFTEVVSRTAHRNVPLPPLAQAHGLTTCMEASATTSAACTDQFIARLRWLSGRSGLDLAGIDQGAWRALLAERESMDLLDWLDGQAMDLDAPLWRASRQAAQGRTASDWLIALGLPLSRPLLQSAREALSIDGTASLLALTPSEWRQVPGIGPTRAHQLETFLGMETTQRLLQRLERRGLLRW